A genomic region of Dreissena polymorpha isolate Duluth1 chromosome 4, UMN_Dpol_1.0, whole genome shotgun sequence contains the following coding sequences:
- the LOC127879108 gene encoding uncharacterized protein LOC127879108 isoform X7, translating to MFYDDDNACGRREAGTQRATTNAVPGRSKSEVLGRKVGRLNGRKCALCKKPCQKHRELPCGHDFCKRCLEFYFESLGTNTLKSVYNYFKCPQCGKDIENPALPRSKWTKQFKTDKRTKFYSSPSGLSDVMVSSNVEIRSPDARLQRTSTHRTAIYARLHESAGFNSRIDSDAGCCQYWSGTSLPGGELVLADWLNSTVKVFNTHGRYIHHLKLPSQPLDLTYLCEDIMLVSLGSRSDNMIFLKVTGAPQATVKIISNTHLHGTFLYHTTRFERQWLGVFEESGDKVYVAVMETKLTSMQKINITMAKTDTSRLVS from the exons ATGTTCTACGACGACGACAATGCCTGCGGCCGGCGGGAGGCAGGAACGCAAAGGGCCACCACCAATGCTGTCCCTGGAAGGTCTAAAAGCGAGGTTCTGGGTCGGAAAGTAGGACGGCTCAATGGTAGGAAGTGTGCTTTGTGCAAGAAACCGTGTCAAAAGCACAGAGAACTGCCGTGTGGTCATGATTTTTGCAAGCGATGCTTAGAGTTCTATTTTGAATCGCTTGGTACAAACACTCTTAAAAGTGTTTACAATTACTTCAAATGTCCCCAATGCGGAAAAGATATTGAAAATCCGGCTCTCCCGCGTTCGAAATGGACGAAGCAGTTTAAAACGGATAAAAGAACAAAGTTCTACTCATCGCCTTCCGGTTTATCTGACGTCATGGTAAGTAGTAATGTCGAGATTCGGAGTCCTGATGCGCGACTGCAACGCACTTCCACCCACCGCACCGCTATATACGCCCGCCTGCACGAGAGCGCGGGCTTCAACAGCCGTATAGACTCGGACGCCGGATGCTGCCAGTACTGGTCCGGGACGTCACTTCCGGGCGGTGAACTGGTGTTGGCCGACTGGCTCAACTCCACAGTCAAGGTGTTCAATACACACGGGAGGTACATACACCACCTCAAG CTGCCCAGCCAGCCCCTGGATCTGACGTACCTGTGCGAGGACATCATGCTCGTGTCACTAGGCAGCCGCTCCGACAACATGATCTTCCTCAAGGTCACCGGGGCCCCGCAGGCGACGGTCAAGATCATCAGCAACACGCACCTGCACGGCACCTTCCTCTACCACACGACCAG ATTTGAGCGCCAGTGGCTGGGTGTGTTCGAGGAGTCCGGCGACAAGGTGTATGTGGCTGTTATGGAGACCAAGCTTACATCCATGCAGAAGATCAACATCACCATGGCGAAAACAGACACCTCAAGG